GACGGTCTGCGCCGGTACGGGCCGCGCGGTGGCCGGGGCTCGGCCCGCGGACGAGTCGCTCGACCCGCAGGAGCAGGAGACGGCGCTGCTGCTGACGCTCCCTCAGGGGCTCGACTGGCGAATGCAGCCGTTCTCGCACGCCGGTGGTCCCGGCTCGCGCCCGCTGCGGGTGCCGCAGATGCGGCGCGAGGCCGCCTGAGGCCCCTCCCGCGCACCCGCACTCGGCGGCCCGGACGTGTCCGGGCCCGTCCGGGGACCCGGCGAACGGGCTCTCGAATCGGCCGGGTAGTTACCGGGGCCCACCCGGCGCCGTTGGCCAGGCATGACCCTGCTGCAATCAACGGCCGGTCCCGGTCGACGCCGTCTCACCGCTCCGACCGCCGAAGAATCGGTTCCGCAGCCCGGTTCGCAGCCGGTGCCGCAGCCCGTGCCGCCCCGTTCGACGCCGCGATCGGTGCCGCACTCCACCGATCCGCCCATCTACCGGGCCCTGCTTCGTCATTGGGAGAGCACCGGACGGACCCTGCCGGGCCGCCATGACCAGGAGTGGAACCGGATCATGACGACGCCCGTGTGGTCGGACCGGCCGCTGCGGGTCAGCGCGTCTCAGGACCCGCGAGGTGGCGCGCGATGACCATGCGCTGGATCTGATTGGTGCCTTCGACGATCTGCAGCACCTTGGCCTCGCGCATCAGCCGCTCGACGGGGAAGTCGAGGGTGTAGCCGTACCCGCCGAGCACCTGGACGGCGTCGACCGTCACCCGCATGGCCGCGTCCGTGCAGAACAGCTTCGCCATGGCCGCCTGGCGCGAGAAGGGCCGGCCCTCGTCGCGCAGCCGGGCCGCCTCCAGGTAGAGCGCCCGGCCCGCCTCGATCTGGGTGGCCATGTCGGCGAGCATGAAGCGCAGGCCCTGGAAGTCCGCGATGGGGCGGCCGAACTGCTGCCGCCCGGTGGCGTAGGCGACTGCCTCGCTCAGGGCGGCCTGGGCGACGCCGATCGCGCAGGCGGCGATGCCCAGGCGTCCGGAGTCCAGTGCGGACAGGGCGATCGCGAAGCCCTGGCCCTCCTCGCCGATCCGGCGGGCGTCGGCGACCCGTACGCCGTCGAAGTTCAGCTGGGCGGTGGGCGAGCCCTTCATGCCCATCTTCTTCTCGGGGGCAGCCGCGTTCAGCCCCTCGGCGTCGCCGGGGACCAGGAAGGCGGTGATGCCCCGGGCGCCCTCGGCTCCGGTGCGGGCCAGGACCGTGTAGAAGTCGGCGATGCCGCCGTGGGTGATCCATGACTTGGTGCCGGTGATGACCCAGTCCTCGCCGTCCCGTACGGCCTTCGTACGCAGTGAGGCGGCATCGGAGCCCGCGGCGGGCTCGGAGAGGCAGTAGGCGCCCAGCAGGCCCCCTCCCAGCATCGCGGGGAGGTGCGCGGCCTGCTGCTCCTTGGTGCCGTATCCGGCGAGCGCGTGGCAAGCGAGGGAGTGGACACTGACGCCGAGGCCGACGGTGAGCCGGGCCGCCGCGAGTTCTTCGAGGACCTGGAGGTAGACCTCGTACGGCTGGTCGCCGCCACCGTAGGCGGAGTCGTAGGGCAGTCCGAGCAGTCCCGACTCGGAGAGCAGGGTGAAGACTTCGCGCGGGAACCGGCCGGCGTCCTCCTCCTCGGCGGCCCGCGGTGCGATCTCTCGCTGGGCGATGTCGCGGACGAGCGCGACGAGTTGCCTGGATTCCTCGGTGGGCAGACGGCGTTCCACCATGTGCGGGGCACGGTCGGTCATGACGGCGCTCTCCTCCCTGTCGGGCGTTGCGACGGTCGCGCGCGCGGGGTGTGGGCGGCGCCGCCGGGGGGTTCCGGGCACGGCCCGGAGAAGCACAGAATGCCCAGCCCCTGCCCGCCTCCCGGATTACGAGAGTCGCTGGCCAGCGGCTGTGGCGGCTTGAGTATGCCCGATCGGACGATATCCGTCACGGGGTGACGGAGCGACTCGGCGGCGGGCGGGACGGTCACCGTAATTGGTCCGAACCATTGACCCAACTGGTCTAGTCCATCTACGGTTTCACCCGGACCGGCCCTTCCGCGTTCATGCCAAGTCCACGGGATGGCCGGCAGCACTCCCCCCACTCACACGTTCCCTCCCCCACGAGGAGACAAGATGTTCGGACAGCACCGTCCCCGCGCCCGTTTCCGGGCGCTCGCCGCAGCCGCCTGTACCGTCGCCCTCGGCGCCACCCTGCTGGGTGCCGCGGGCACCGCATCGGCCGGCGCGGCCCCCACCACCACGCCGGAAGCGGCCCCCGGGGCCGACGCCGCCGCCCCCACAGCGGCCGGCGACAAGGTGGTCGGGTATTTCGCCGACTGGGGTGTCTACCAGCGGAATTACCACGTCAAGAACATCGAGACCTCGGGCTCCGCCGACAGGCTCACGCACATCAACTACGCCTTCGGCAATGTCACCGGCGGCAAGTGCGCGATCGGTGACGCCTACGCCGACTACGACAAGGCGTACACGGCCGACCAGTCGGTCGACGGTGTGGCGGACACCTGGGACCAGCCGCTGCGCGGCAGCTTCAACCAGCTGCGCAAGCTGAAGAAGCTGCACCCGGACCTCAAGGTCATCTGGTCGTTCGGCGGCTGGACCTGGTCCGGCGGCTTCGGTGAGGCCGCGCAGAACCCGGCCGCGTTCGCCGAGTCCTGCTACAACCTGGTGGAGGACCCCCGCTGGGCCGATGTCTTCGACGGCATCGACATCGACTGGGAGTACCCCAACGCCTGCGGTCTGACCTGCGACACCAGCGGACGGAACGCCTACGGCAACCTGCTGGCCGCGCTGCGCGCCAAGTTCGGCGCGAACAACCTGGTCACCTCGGCGATCACCGCCGACGGCTCCGCGGGCGGCAAGCTCGACGCCGTCGACTACGGCGCCGCCTCGCAGTATGTCGACTGGTACAACCCGATGACGTACGACTTCTTCGGCGCCTGGGACGCGCAGGGGCCGACCGCCCCGCACTCCCCGCTGACCTCCTACAGCGGCATCCCGAAGGAGGGCTTCACCAGCGAGGCCGCCATCAACAAGCTGAAGGCGCAGGGCGTTCCCGCGTCGAAGCTGCTGCTCGGCATCGGCTTCTACGGCCGCGGCTGGAGCGGCGTCACGCAGGACGCGCCCGGCGGCACCGCCACCGGGGCGGCCCCCGGCACGTACGAGGCGGGCATCGAGGACTACAAGGTCCTCAAGAACAGCTGCCCCGCGACCGGCACCGTCGCCGGCACGGCGTACGCGCACTGCGGCACCAACTGGTGGAGCTACGACACCCCGGCCACCATCGCCACCAAGATGAACTACAAGAACCAGCAGGGTCTCGGTGGCACCTTCTTCTGGGAACTCAGCGGCGACACCACCGACGGCGAGCTGATCAAGGCGATCAACTAGCCACTGGACAAAGGGCGGGGCGGACGGCCGATCGGCCGTCCGCCCCGTTTCGTGCGTGACGACATTCGGTGTCAGCAGGCTGTGCGCGCATCATTGCGCCCGAACCACCCACCCGTACGGGGAAGTTCGCGGTCTGCCGCTCCTGACCCGGCCTTCCCGGCCCCTCTGAGCCCGCCGGGGCCGGTGTCTCACATGAGGCCGGCCTGGGTCACGAACATGGCGATCACCACGACGAGTGTCCAGCCGAGCACGGTCTCCAGGACCTTCGGTCCGTCCTTGGGGCCGCCGGTCCGCGCGCGAAGGCGGGCGGTGGCAGGCGTGGTGGCGGTTTCGGCAGCAGTCGCGGTCATGGCATCTCGCTAGGTCGGCCGGCAGTGGGTGTCCCCCGAGGACCAAACCACAGTGCCACCACAACGGGCCCCCGGGGTAGAGACGTCCGTCACTGCCCCGGGGGAGCCCCCGCCCGTCAGCGCACGCCGACGGCGGCCAGAGCCCGCCTCTGGGCGGGCGTCGGGTGCGCCGGGAAGTACAGGTAGCAGACGCCGCCTGTGCCGGAAGCCACATTGCCGCTCGCGTTGCGGCGCTTGGTGCGGAGCCAGATCGTCTCCCACTCCTGGCGCTTGTAGACTCGGCGTACGGCCGCGTCGCTCGGCGAGGCCGGGTCGTTCGCGATCACGTCGCCGTCCGCGGTGAACCCGATCACGGTCATCAGGTGGCCGGAGGTCCCGTACCCGGCGCCGGTCAGTTCCTCCTTGAGGAAGGACTGCGACGTTATGGCCGGGATGCCCGCCCGGATCAGCGTCTCCAGGTCCGTGAGCGAGCTCAGCCGGGTCACCACCGCGCTCATGTCGTCGTACGTCGCGGCGTACGCGGCGTTGAACGGCCAGTTGCCGCAGCCCTCGTACTGGTAGTCGTACGTGAACCGGGCGGCGTGGCAGACCTGCGGGTCGGCCAGGCCGGGCTTCACCCAGGCCAGGTCCTCGGCCGTGGGCGTGCGCCCCCAGTACTCGATGATCATCTGCGAGGAGGTGGGGCTGCACCAGGCCTCGCCGCCGTTGTCGTACTCCGGGTACTGGCCCGCGTGCACGCTCTGCGAGTAGCGCGGCACCGGCAGCTCGCGGGCGAGGCCGGGCGTGCTGGCGGGCACGGTGAAGCGGTCGGGGATGTCGGACGCCATCGCGCCGAGCCGCCAGACAATGGGCGTGAGACGGGTGCCCGGGGTGCGGTGGAGGGTGAGCCGCAGCCGGTAGGAGACCAGCCGCAGCCCGCTCGCCGCGTCGTCCACGGAGAAGGTGTCGGTCCAGATGGAGCTCTTGCCGTCGGTCTGGTCGTCGACGGAGGTACGGCGGATGTCGCCGTCGCCCGCGGCCCAGCGGCCCATCACGTACCAGGGCGTGTCGGTGGCGTCCGAGTAGCGGCCCTGCATTTCGATCTGGATCCAGGTACCGGCCGGGGTGTGCGCGTTCCAGGAGGCGATCACCTCGGTCGCCGGGACCGAGGACCGGTGGCGGGGCGACGTCCAGGTCGCGTACTCCCAGGTGGCGGTGGTGCCGGTGTGCGGATCGGTGTAATCGGTGCACCCCTGGGCGTGGCCGATCACCAGTCCGGGCCGGCGGCCCACGACGGCGCGCGTACCGGCGCCGTAGCCGCAGCGCCAGTCGGTGTACGTGTGCCAGAAGTGGTTGTCCACGAGGGAGGCGGCCGCCGGGGCATGGGGCGCGGCTGCGGTGGGAACGGCTGCGGTCGCGGTGCCGGTGGACGACACCGTGCCTGCGGTGGCCGCTGCCGCGAGTGCGGCGGTGAGCACGGTTCTGCGCGAGGTCGGTCGGTTCATGGGCGAGACCCCCGGTCGTAAGCGGAATGGGGCTGCGGGTGCACGACAGTGCGCCAACTATTGCGGGTCGCAACCGGATTCGGCCAGCGATTCCGGCCGCGTCCATAAAGCAATATTGGTCTGGTCCACTGGCGTGACCTGCGATTGCTTCGGCTCGGCTCGTAGGCTGGGGCGCATGAACGACCTCTCGCTCCTCGCCGCGCGGCTGCGCACCCTGGCGCCGTCCTGCGGACCGGTGCGGCTGATCGCCGTCGACGGGCACGCCGGATCGGGGAAGAGCACCTTCGCGTCCCGTCTCGCGGCCGCGCTCGATGGCGCCCCCGTGCTGCACCTCGACGATCTGGCCACCCATGAGTCCTTCTTCACCTGGGTGGAGCGGCTGGGCGAGCAGGTGATCGGACCGCTGTCGCGCGGCGAGTGCGCGCGCTACGCGCCGTACGACTGGACCGCGCGGACGTTCGCGGCGCCGCGTGGCCTGGAGCCCGCGCCGGTCGTCCTGATCGAGGGGGTCGGGGCGGGGCGCAGGGCGCTGCGGCCCCATCTGGCGCGGCTGTTGTGGATGGATCTCGCTGCCGCCGAGTCCTGGGAGCGGGGCCACCGTCGGGACGGACCGGCGCTTTCGGCCTTCTGGGACGAGTGGACGGCGGCCGAGGCGGAGCACTTCTCGGCCGATCCCTCGCGCCCCCACGCGGACGCTCTGGTACGGCAGTTGCCTGTGGGGTACGAGTTGCTGGAGAGGCCTCGCGCGGCAGCAGGAGCGAACCGTTCCGTCACGGAAAGTAAGCTCTCCGCGCCGCCGTGCTGAGTGGTGAGAAATCGGCCTGGAAGTACCTCAACTCTGCTTGACCCGAGTGCGGCACAGGTCTTACGTTCTCAATGTGCGGCTTTTCGGAGCCCTCGCGGACGCGAAGCCCCCGGTTGTTCCCCCGTGATCGGGGGCTTCGTTCTGCTCTCGCACCCTCGTTCCCACGCCCGTTCGGCAGATTCCGCTCACCCTCGGTCACGGTCTCCCTTCGGCCTGCGGCGCTCTTAGTCGCACACTCCCTGCGCAGGTACGATGCCTCTCGGTGCGGTCAATTCCCGTCCGTGGCACAGTGATTCGGCGCGCCTCGGCGGGCAGGTCGTGCGGCGGGACATCCTGGGGGCACGGTTTGTGGGGGACCAGATGGACATCGGCACGCAGGGCACACAGGCCCCGGCCGACCTCGCCTGGCTGCGCGGCGTGGACGCCTACACGATGGGCGCCTACCCCCAGGCCGAGGAGGAGTTCCGGGCTGCGGTACGGATCGATCCCGGCATGGCGGACGGCTGGCTCGGCCTCCATGCCCTGAGGGTCGACACCACGACGGCACTGCTGCGCATGTACCGCCATCGTGAACGCTTCGGCGAACAGCGCACCCGCCATCGGCGCACGCTCAACTCCTGGTACTGGCTGGGCTGGTGGGTGCAGCCGGTGCTGGAGAGCCCGCGCGATCTGCTTCTCGCGCACGCCTCGCACTGGCTGGACGGGCGCCATGTCCCCGAGCTGGACCGCGCGCTGGCCGGTCTGCCGCCGGTGGACGCGGACCCGCAGGTGCGCTTCCTGCACGCCTGCCGCTCCTATCTGGTCAAGGACTGGGAGCAGCTCGTACGCAATACCGAGCAGCTGATCGACGATCCGATGCTCGGCATCGAGGCGGGTCTGTTCGGCGGGATGGCCCGGGTGCGGCTGGAGATGTACGGACAGGCCGAGCCACTGCTCTCCGCCGCGCTGATGCGCTGCCGCAGCGAACAGCCGCAGCGCAAGGAGCTGCGCTACTGGCTGGCCCGCGCACACGAGGGCACCGGCCGCAGCGCGGCCGCCCTGCCGCTGTACCGAGCGGTGCACCGGATCGACCCGGCGTTCATGGACACCTCGGCGCGTCTCGCCGCGATCGCGGACTACGACGGGCTCGAAGGCACCGACGAGGCCGCCGGTCTCACCGCCGTCTCGCTGGCCGGGTTCGGCGCGGACGCCGTGTCGGAGGCGCAGCCGGACGGGGATTCGCTGCTGGGGACCGATCTGGTGGACGGCCGGGAGCTGCGGCCGGGCAGCGAGATCCCCGGCTTCGCGGGCATCGGGGTGCCTCCGCCGACCGACGGGGCGCGGCGCAAGACAGCGGTGCCCGGCCAGCCGGCGGCGCCGTTCCCGGCCGGGCCCAGCGATCCGGTGCTGCTCGCCGAGGCGCTGGCGGAGCTGGAGCGGATGGTCGGCCTGGAGCCGGTCAAACGCCAGGTCAAGGCGTTGTCGGCGCAGCTGAACATGGCGCGGCTGCGGGCCGGCCAGGGGCTTCCCGTGCAGCCGCCGAAACGCCATTTCGTCTTCTCGGGCCCCTCCGGCACCGGCAAGACGACGGTCGCCCGCATCCTGGGCCGGGTCTTCTACGCGCTCGGTCTGCTCGGCGGGGACCATCTCGTCGAGGCCCAACGGGCGGATCTGGTGGGCGAGTTCCTCGGCCAGACCGCCGTCAAGGCCAATGAGCTGATCGATTCGGCGCTCGGCGGGGTGCTCTTCGTCGACGAGGCGTACAGCCTCTCCAACACGGGATACAGCAAGGGTGACGCGTACGGGGACGAGGCCCTGCAGGTCCTCCTCAAGCGCGCGGAGGACAACCGGGACCATCTCGTCGTCATCCTCGCGGGCTATCCGGAGGGCATGGACCGGCTGCTGGCCACCAATCCGGGGCTCTCCTCGCGCTTCACCACCCGGGTGGACTTCCCGAGCTACCGGCCCCTGGAACTCACCTCGATCGGGGAGGTGCTGGCCGCGGAGAACGGCGATGCGTGGGACGAGGAGTCCCTGGAGGAGCTGCGTTCGATCAGCGGTCACGTCGTCGACCAGGGCTGGATCGACGAGCTGGGCAACGGGCGGTTCCTGCGCACGCTGTACGAGAAGAGCTGCGCCTACCGCGATCTGCGGCTCTCCGGCTATGCCGCCGTGCCGAGCCGGGACGATCTGGCCACGCTGCGGCTGCCGGATCTGATGCAGGCGTACGGCGAGGTGCTGTCCGGCCGGGGGCCGGTGGACCGGGGGCCGCAGGAGCCTCCCGGGATGCTGTGAACGGCCCCGGGGCGCCGAGCCGCCGGAGGGCCGATACGGCACCCTCCGGCGCTCGGGAGCACCGTCAGCGGACCAGCGCGGTGAGTTCGCCGGTGCCGGTCGTCGTGTCCGCCGCCCGGCGCTGCACGGAGACCCGGTGGGCCGGGTCGCGCACCTCACCGACCAGCATCTCCAGGACGTCCTCCATGGCGACCAGGCCGAGGACCCGGCCCGATGCGTCGGCGACCTGCGCCAGATGCGTCGCCGCGCGGCGCATCACGGTCAGGGCGTCGTCCAGGGGCAGCTCGGCCCGTACGGTCGCCATCGGGCGCCACACGTGCTGGGGGACGGCCCGCTCGCCGTCCTCCAGGTCCAGGACGTCCTTGACGTGCAGATAACCCATGAACGGGCCGCCGCCCTCCGCGCACACGGGAAAGCGCGAGTAGCCGGTCCGTACGGTCAGCTCCTCGATCCGGTGCGGGGTGACGGAGGGGTCCACCGTCACCAGGGAGGCCCGGCTGAGCAGCACATCGGTGACGGGCCTGCTGCCCAGCTCCAGGGCGTCCTCGAGCCGCTCCTGCGCCTCCGGTTCCAGCAGTCCGGCCTGGCCGGAGTCCTCGACGAGCCGGTTGAGCTGCTCGCTGGTGAAGACGGCCTCCACCTCGTCCTTCGGTTCGACGCCGAAGAGCCTCAGGACCAGCCGGGCGCAGGCGCCCAGCGCGGTGGTGACCGGACGGCAGATGCGGGCGAAGCCGACGAGGCCGGGGCTGAGCCACAGCGCGGTCCTCTCCGGCGCCGCCATCGCGAGGTTCTTCGGGACCATCTCGCCGATGACGAGATGGAGGAAGACCACGAAGACGAGCGCCAGGACGTAGCCCAGCGGGTGGATCAGGCCCTCGGGCAGATGGACCGCCTCGAAGACCGGCTCCAGCAGATGGGCGACGGTCGGTTCGGCGACGGCGCCGAGGGTCAGCGAGCAGACGGTGATGCCGAACTGGGCGGCGGCCATCATCTGCGGCAGGTTCTCCAGGCCGTACAGCACCTGGCGGGCCCGGCCCGACCCGGCCGCCGCGAGGGGTTCGACCTGGCTGCGCCGTACGGAGACGAGGGCGAACTCGGCCCCGACGAAGAAGCCGTTCGCCAGCACGAGGAGCGCGGCGAAGAGCAGCTGTACCAGGCTCATCGCACGGCCTCCAGGGCGTCCCGGGTCATCGGCGCCCCGGTGCTGAGGTCGGTCACCCCGGTGGTGCGGACGAAGCGGACCTTCTCGGCGCGGTAGTGGCCGACCTGGCGGACGGAGATCCGCCAGCCGGGCAGCTCGGCCCGGTCGCCGGGGGCGGGGATGCGTCCCAGCAGATCGGCGACGAGTCCGGCCACCGTCTCGTACGGTCCGTCGGGTACGTCGAGCCCTATCCGGCGCAGGGTCAGGACCCGGCAGCTGCCCTCGACGTCCCAGGCCGGGCGGCCGTCCTCGGGGGCGGCGGGGGCCAGTTCGGGCCGGTCGGCGCCCTCGGCGTCGTGCTCGTCCCTGACCTCGCCGACGAGTTCCTCGATGATGTCCTCAAGGGTGACGACTCCGGCGGTGCCGCCGTACTCGTCGACGACGACGGCGATCGGCTGCTCGTTGCGCAGCCGCTGGAGCAGCTGTTCGACGGGCAGGGTCTCCGGCACCAGCAGCGGCGGTACGGCGATCCGGCCCGCCGTGGTGCGCAGCCGGTCCTGGGCGGGCACGGCGAGCGCGTCCTTGAGGTGGATC
This sequence is a window from Streptomyces sp. NBC_01217. Protein-coding genes within it:
- a CDS encoding SCO1431 family membrane protein — its product is MTATAAETATTPATARLRARTGGPKDGPKVLETVLGWTLVVVIAMFVTQAGLM
- a CDS encoding glycoside hydrolase family 18 protein — encoded protein: MFGQHRPRARFRALAAAACTVALGATLLGAAGTASAGAAPTTTPEAAPGADAAAPTAAGDKVVGYFADWGVYQRNYHVKNIETSGSADRLTHINYAFGNVTGGKCAIGDAYADYDKAYTADQSVDGVADTWDQPLRGSFNQLRKLKKLHPDLKVIWSFGGWTWSGGFGEAAQNPAAFAESCYNLVEDPRWADVFDGIDIDWEYPNACGLTCDTSGRNAYGNLLAALRAKFGANNLVTSAITADGSAGGKLDAVDYGAASQYVDWYNPMTYDFFGAWDAQGPTAPHSPLTSYSGIPKEGFTSEAAINKLKAQGVPASKLLLGIGFYGRGWSGVTQDAPGGTATGAAPGTYEAGIEDYKVLKNSCPATGTVAGTAYAHCGTNWWSYDTPATIATKMNYKNQQGLGGTFFWELSGDTTDGELIKAIN
- a CDS encoding AAA family ATPase; protein product: MDIGTQGTQAPADLAWLRGVDAYTMGAYPQAEEEFRAAVRIDPGMADGWLGLHALRVDTTTALLRMYRHRERFGEQRTRHRRTLNSWYWLGWWVQPVLESPRDLLLAHASHWLDGRHVPELDRALAGLPPVDADPQVRFLHACRSYLVKDWEQLVRNTEQLIDDPMLGIEAGLFGGMARVRLEMYGQAEPLLSAALMRCRSEQPQRKELRYWLARAHEGTGRSAAALPLYRAVHRIDPAFMDTSARLAAIADYDGLEGTDEAAGLTAVSLAGFGADAVSEAQPDGDSLLGTDLVDGRELRPGSEIPGFAGIGVPPPTDGARRKTAVPGQPAAPFPAGPSDPVLLAEALAELERMVGLEPVKRQVKALSAQLNMARLRAGQGLPVQPPKRHFVFSGPSGTGKTTVARILGRVFYALGLLGGDHLVEAQRADLVGEFLGQTAVKANELIDSALGGVLFVDEAYSLSNTGYSKGDAYGDEALQVLLKRAEDNRDHLVVILAGYPEGMDRLLATNPGLSSRFTTRVDFPSYRPLELTSIGEVLAAENGDAWDEESLEELRSISGHVVDQGWIDELGNGRFLRTLYEKSCAYRDLRLSGYAAVPSRDDLATLRLPDLMQAYGEVLSGRGPVDRGPQEPPGML
- a CDS encoding acyl-CoA dehydrogenase family protein encodes the protein MTDRAPHMVERRLPTEESRQLVALVRDIAQREIAPRAAEEEDAGRFPREVFTLLSESGLLGLPYDSAYGGGDQPYEVYLQVLEELAAARLTVGLGVSVHSLACHALAGYGTKEQQAAHLPAMLGGGLLGAYCLSEPAAGSDAASLRTKAVRDGEDWVITGTKSWITHGGIADFYTVLARTGAEGARGITAFLVPGDAEGLNAAAPEKKMGMKGSPTAQLNFDGVRVADARRIGEEGQGFAIALSALDSGRLGIAACAIGVAQAALSEAVAYATGRQQFGRPIADFQGLRFMLADMATQIEAGRALYLEAARLRDEGRPFSRQAAMAKLFCTDAAMRVTVDAVQVLGGYGYTLDFPVERLMREAKVLQIVEGTNQIQRMVIARHLAGPETR
- a CDS encoding hemolysin family protein, with protein sequence MSLVQLLFAALLVLANGFFVGAEFALVSVRRSQVEPLAAAGSGRARQVLYGLENLPQMMAAAQFGITVCSLTLGAVAEPTVAHLLEPVFEAVHLPEGLIHPLGYVLALVFVVFLHLVIGEMVPKNLAMAAPERTALWLSPGLVGFARICRPVTTALGACARLVLRLFGVEPKDEVEAVFTSEQLNRLVEDSGQAGLLEPEAQERLEDALELGSRPVTDVLLSRASLVTVDPSVTPHRIEELTVRTGYSRFPVCAEGGGPFMGYLHVKDVLDLEDGERAVPQHVWRPMATVRAELPLDDALTVMRRAATHLAQVADASGRVLGLVAMEDVLEMLVGEVRDPAHRVSVQRRAADTTTGTGELTALVR
- a CDS encoding uridine kinase family protein, which gives rise to MNDLSLLAARLRTLAPSCGPVRLIAVDGHAGSGKSTFASRLAAALDGAPVLHLDDLATHESFFTWVERLGEQVIGPLSRGECARYAPYDWTARTFAAPRGLEPAPVVLIEGVGAGRRALRPHLARLLWMDLAAAESWERGHRRDGPALSAFWDEWTAAEAEHFSADPSRPHADALVRQLPVGYELLERPRAAAGANRSVTESKLSAPPC
- a CDS encoding peptidase C39 family protein, with translation MNRPTSRRTVLTAALAAAATAGTVSSTGTATAAVPTAAAPHAPAAASLVDNHFWHTYTDWRCGYGAGTRAVVGRRPGLVIGHAQGCTDYTDPHTGTTATWEYATWTSPRHRSSVPATEVIASWNAHTPAGTWIQIEMQGRYSDATDTPWYVMGRWAAGDGDIRRTSVDDQTDGKSSIWTDTFSVDDAASGLRLVSYRLRLTLHRTPGTRLTPIVWRLGAMASDIPDRFTVPASTPGLARELPVPRYSQSVHAGQYPEYDNGGEAWCSPTSSQMIIEYWGRTPTAEDLAWVKPGLADPQVCHAARFTYDYQYEGCGNWPFNAAYAATYDDMSAVVTRLSSLTDLETLIRAGIPAITSQSFLKEELTGAGYGTSGHLMTVIGFTADGDVIANDPASPSDAAVRRVYKRQEWETIWLRTKRRNASGNVASGTGGVCYLYFPAHPTPAQRRALAAVGVR